One Bartonella tribocorum CIP 105476 genomic window carries:
- the purN gene encoding phosphoribosylglycinamide formyltransferase produces MKKKIVVFISGNGSNMVALAQASQQKGYPAKIVAVICDNPRANGIEKAQNHNLPIHVVDRKIYKTKEEHEEDIFTILDQYKPDFLCFAGYMRLISSRFVKLYEGRILNIHPSLLPSFKGLNTHERVLRAGVKITGCTVHLVTEDMDAGKILAQAAVPVYPDDSTECLAQRVLKAEHKLYPEALKAFIEGKSKSVDTQQQLLSF; encoded by the coding sequence ATGAAAAAAAAAATCGTCGTTTTCATTTCTGGTAATGGGTCCAATATGGTCGCCCTTGCTCAAGCAAGTCAACAAAAGGGATATCCTGCTAAAATTGTCGCAGTTATTTGCGATAATCCACGTGCAAACGGTATTGAAAAAGCACAAAATCATAACTTACCTATTCATGTTGTTGATCGCAAAATCTACAAAACGAAAGAAGAGCATGAAGAAGATATTTTCACGATTTTAGATCAATATAAACCGGATTTTCTCTGCTTTGCGGGGTATATGCGCCTTATCTCATCACGTTTCGTAAAACTTTATGAGGGACGAATTTTAAACATTCACCCTTCTCTTTTACCTTCATTTAAAGGCTTAAATACGCATGAAAGAGTTTTACGAGCAGGTGTAAAAATCACAGGCTGCACTGTGCATCTTGTTACAGAAGATATGGATGCTGGAAAAATCCTTGCCCAAGCAGCCGTTCCAGTCTATCCTGATGATAGCACGGAGTGCTTAGCACAAAGAGTTCTTAAAGCAGAGCATAAACTCTACCCTGAAGCCTTAAAAGCATTTATTGAAGGAAAGAGCAAAAGTGTCGATACGCAACAACAGCTCTTATCCTTTTAA
- a CDS encoding response regulator has protein sequence MDKGFENNERSASSSSVRRGVVILGVVFILVFFFIVGILDFFYPQSYLQKVVLGSFLILAIIGVATLVLSGMGILRYRALWLHEDFDFSIFNRSDDAIVISDLSGFVHYSNQNYQKILTYKPEGSCYRVIADLPGAGALSYRLKVAACNNRSAQEELRVEQPIFTDSTQKKSAWYNISVQPITKQKKKLLLWRISDISHLQQNREVFFSNLQEAINHLDQAPVGFVSVNTQGTLLYANAVFAEWFSINLANFSVGQYHFDPLFESVGAKSSWSDICLQINRYQSSGYSLPYSFSLCLNLQTICEKIFHCFISASSLLEEEAIYRIVIIPQQIQKEKEEDDQLKLPRILGEYFDASPFAIAVVDQKGQLVHMNNAFSSLTECRDKTINFYDIISRRDCGQLERAFQKIATNKNYVVSLETVLEKNEECHLRLHVMSVPPYHGDALQDLVIISVIETTEQKTLEDKIMQSQKMQAVGQLAGGIAHDFNNVLTAILMSCDLLLNTHRSSDPAHADLINIKNNANRAAALVQQLLAFSRKQTLRPEEVDFTEFLSDIRNLILPLLGNNIQLKIIHGRDLWNVEVDQASFQRVVMNLVINARDAMFDGGIVTIATNNITKQQSAEFNHLGLVIGEYVQLTISDTGTGISAAIQEKMFEPFFTTKEVGKGTGLGLSMVYGIIKQSGGYIYCESKEGEGATFHIFLPRYIPDIKEVSQKIEKDEEKDKNIDLTGSATVLLVEDEDAVRMGGVRALQMRGYTVLEAASGVEALSVLEEKKGAVDIIVSDVVMPEMDGPTLLKEVRKKYPDIKFLFVSGYAKDAFAKNLPQDAVFGFLSKPFTLKQLALTVKETLSS, from the coding sequence ATGGATAAAGGTTTTGAAAATAATGAAAGATCAGCATCTTCGTCTTCTGTTCGTCGGGGAGTTGTGATTTTAGGTGTTGTTTTTATCTTAGTTTTCTTTTTCATTGTAGGCATTTTAGATTTTTTTTATCCACAAAGTTATTTGCAAAAGGTGGTGCTGGGATCTTTTTTGATTCTAGCAATTATCGGTGTTGCAACACTCGTTTTAAGTGGAATGGGAATTTTAAGATACCGTGCATTGTGGTTGCATGAAGATTTTGACTTTAGCATCTTTAATAGGAGCGATGATGCAATTGTAATCTCTGATCTTTCTGGTTTTGTTCATTATTCTAATCAAAACTATCAAAAAATTCTGACCTATAAGCCTGAAGGGTCTTGTTATAGGGTTATTGCTGATCTTCCAGGAGCTGGTGCACTTTCCTATCGCTTAAAAGTTGCGGCTTGTAATAATCGTTCAGCGCAAGAAGAGTTAAGAGTAGAGCAACCAATTTTCACCGATTCTACACAAAAAAAATCTGCTTGGTATAATATTTCTGTTCAACCTATTACAAAACAGAAGAAAAAGCTTTTACTTTGGCGTATTAGCGATATTTCGCATTTACAACAAAACCGAGAAGTTTTTTTCTCTAACCTTCAAGAGGCGATTAATCATTTAGATCAAGCTCCTGTTGGTTTTGTATCAGTTAATACACAAGGCACTCTTCTTTATGCCAATGCGGTTTTTGCCGAATGGTTCTCAATTAATTTAGCAAATTTTTCGGTTGGTCAATATCATTTTGATCCATTATTTGAGAGTGTTGGTGCTAAGAGCTCATGGAGTGATATTTGTTTGCAAATCAACAGATATCAAAGTTCAGGTTACTCTTTACCCTATAGTTTTTCACTATGTTTAAATCTACAGACGATTTGTGAGAAAATATTTCATTGTTTTATCTCTGCTTCTTCTCTCTTAGAGGAGGAAGCCATTTATCGTATTGTGATCATTCCACAACAAATACAAAAAGAAAAAGAAGAGGATGATCAATTAAAATTACCTCGTATATTAGGTGAATATTTTGATGCGAGTCCTTTTGCAATAGCCGTGGTGGATCAGAAAGGGCAGTTGGTTCATATGAATAATGCTTTTTCATCACTCACCGAATGTAGGGATAAAACGATCAATTTTTATGATATTATTTCTCGTCGTGATTGTGGGCAGTTAGAGCGTGCCTTTCAGAAAATTGCGACTAATAAAAATTACGTTGTTTCTTTGGAAACTGTTTTAGAAAAGAATGAAGAATGCCATTTACGTCTTCATGTTATGTCTGTTCCACCCTATCATGGTGATGCGCTACAAGATTTGGTCATTATTTCTGTCATTGAAACAACAGAACAAAAAACACTTGAAGATAAAATAATGCAAAGCCAGAAGATGCAAGCTGTTGGACAATTGGCAGGTGGTATTGCTCATGATTTTAATAATGTTTTAACAGCAATTTTAATGTCATGTGATCTTCTTTTAAATACGCATCGTAGTTCTGATCCTGCTCATGCTGATCTCATCAATATTAAAAATAATGCTAATCGTGCTGCTGCTCTTGTACAGCAATTACTCGCTTTTTCTAGAAAGCAAACACTTCGACCTGAAGAGGTTGATTTTACAGAATTTTTATCAGACATTCGCAATCTTATTTTACCACTTTTGGGGAATAATATTCAGTTAAAAATTATCCATGGAAGAGATTTGTGGAACGTTGAAGTCGATCAGGCATCTTTTCAGCGTGTGGTTATGAATTTGGTTATTAATGCGCGTGATGCCATGTTTGATGGCGGTATTGTTACGATTGCGACAAACAATATTACAAAACAACAAAGTGCTGAATTTAATCATCTGGGTTTAGTAATTGGTGAATATGTGCAATTGACTATTTCAGATACAGGGACTGGGATATCTGCTGCTATACAAGAAAAAATGTTTGAGCCATTTTTTACAACAAAAGAAGTTGGAAAAGGAACAGGCCTTGGTTTATCGATGGTTTATGGAATTATCAAGCAAAGCGGTGGGTATATCTATTGTGAAAGTAAAGAAGGAGAAGGGGCAACATTTCATATTTTTCTGCCCCGTTATATCCCAGATATAAAAGAGGTTTCTCAAAAGATTGAAAAAGATGAAGAGAAAGATAAAAATATAGATCTAACAGGGTCTGCTACTGTTTTATTGGTTGAAGATGAGGATGCGGTCAGAATGGGGGGGGTAAGGGCTCTTCAAATGAGAGGATATACGGTTTTAGAGGCGGCAAGTGGAGTGGAAGCTCTTTCTGTTCTTGAAGAAAAAAAAGGAGCTGTTGATATTATTGTTTCCGATGTGGTGATGCCAGAAATGGATGGGCCCACTTTATTGAAGGAAGTCCGTAAAAAATATCCTGATATCAAATTTCTTTTCGTCTCTGGATATGCAAAAGATGCTTTTGCTAAGAATCTTCCACAAGATGCTGTTTTTGGTTTTTTATCTAAACCTTTTACACTCAAACAGTTAGCTCTAACAGTTAAAGAAACACTTTCATCATGA
- a CDS encoding flagellar biosynthetic protein FliO has product MYIWLSDQIGVSAANITISFLFFVITITAITIIILFLRYLNTKKFNIKRKKSLSRLALCEAISIDRTRRLVLVRCDNKEHLLLIGGLTDVVVESDITNISKIQKREIHPYPTPPFTERNDTPDKGSSSFINQAIKDSAITAEIEGRQEPSLFIPTPPK; this is encoded by the coding sequence ATGTATATCTGGTTATCAGACCAAATCGGTGTATCTGCTGCCAATATAACGATAAGTTTTTTGTTTTTTGTAATAACAATCACAGCTATTACCATAATTATCTTATTTTTACGCTATTTAAATACGAAAAAATTCAACATTAAGAGAAAAAAAAGTCTATCACGATTAGCATTATGTGAAGCAATTTCTATAGATCGAACACGCCGCCTTGTTTTAGTCCGTTGTGATAATAAAGAACACTTGCTTCTTATCGGCGGATTAACAGATGTGGTTGTAGAATCCGATATTACCAACATATCCAAAATACAAAAGAGAGAGATACACCCCTATCCCACTCCCCCCTTTACAGAGAGAAACGATACGCCAGATAAAGGCTCTTCTTCTTTTATCAATCAAGCAATAAAAGATTCAGCAATCACAGCTGAAATTGAAGGGAGGCAAGAACCATCTTTGTTTATTCCCACCCCTCCAAAATAA